One window of the Cryptomeria japonica chromosome 7, Sugi_1.0, whole genome shotgun sequence genome contains the following:
- the LOC131028418 gene encoding F-box/kelch-repeat protein SKIP20-like, with product MALEMFPGLVEDLGLQCLVRVPYKFHNHLRAVCKSWNAVLSSAHFCKERQRHNECEEGIAFLHKRPGDDLEHIIEAIVYYPLEHWWEKLPRIPKEFKLQYTHYHRCVYVSSKRLLVIMGLYNKSDNTEIVLIFDFSSRRWRLGPDVPSRRCSFACAASPSPEGLVYIGGGLNRAYEKGLSPHLVESYVLNLDQNKWYILPRMNADRPQVRCYGAFVDGKFYVVPDHGLSAQIYDPRTHLWRTINIQGRCPYVKEFDNHFIAVSGRFYRIAWKKGWVSVEEFDIANNTSTIIGRFVQMFSVHLCAVRWRDYIFVCAMDIDEYIADYYFFHVEKKRWTCVQMPRGFPTGCYIHELAAVQI from the coding sequence ATGGCATTGGAAATGTTTCCAGGTCTTGTAGAAGATTTAGGGCTTCAATGCCTGGTAAGGGTTCCATACAAGTTCCACAACCATCTTAGGGCCGTCTGCAAGAGCTGGAATGCTGTGCTGAGCAGCGCCCACTTCTGTAAAGAGCGACAGCGCCATAACGAGTGCGAGGAGGGAATAGCTTTCCTTCACAAACGCCCAGGAGATGATTTGGAGCATATTATTGAAGCAATTGTTTACTACCCACTTGAGCACTGGTGGGAAAAATTGCCAAGAATCCCTAAAGAATTTAAACTACAATACACACACTATCATCGCTGTGTATACGTTAGTTCAAAACGTCTACTGGTTATAATGGGGCTTTACAATAAATCTGACAACACAGAAATTGTTTTGATATTTGACTTCTCATCTCGCAGATGGCGGCTGGGCCCCGACGTACCTAGTCGACGCTGCTCTTTTGCATGTGCAGCGTCACCATCTCCAGAAGGTCTTGTGTATATTGGCGGCGGCCTTAATAGAGCTTATGAGAAGGGCCTCAGTCCCCATCTGGTGGAATCTTATGTTCTTAATTTAGATCAAAACAAGTGGTATATTCTTCCTCGCATGAATGCTGATCGACCTCAAGTACGTTGTTATGGTGCTTTTGTTGATGGCAAGTTTTACGTAGTGCCTGATCATGGGCTGAGTGCACAAATTTATGATCCTCGTACACACTTATGGAGAACTATAAATATCCAGGGTCGTTGTCCATATGTTAAGGAATTTGATAATCACTTTATAGCTGTTTCTGGGAGGTTTTATCGCATTGCCTGGAAAAAGGGATGGGTAAGCGTGGAGGAATTTGATATTGCAAACAATACATCAACTATAATAGGAAGATTTGTTCAGATGTTTTCTGTTCATCTCTGTGCTGTTAGATGGCGTGATTACATTTTTGTATGTGCCATGGACATCGACGAGTATATTGctgattattatttttttcatgTTGAGAAAAAGAGATGGACTTGCGTTCAGATGCCCAGAGGGTTTCCAACTGGTTGTTATATCCATGAATTAGCTGCTGTGCAAATTTAA